A genomic region of Chlorobaculum parvum NCIB 8327 contains the following coding sequences:
- a CDS encoding ABC transporter ATP-binding protein produces the protein MLEARKLVKSYALPGQPPLRILDGIDLSVAPGEMVTVIGASGSGKTTLLNLLGTLDTPDEGELTFAGTPIFQGSKCLLSKKELAAFRNRSIGFVFQFHHLLSDFTALENVAMAQFIGTGKLKPAKERAAVLLEKLGLKARLDHLPSELSGGEQQRVAIARALMNEPKLVLADEPSGNLDSRNSRMLYELMASLSKEHKTSFVIVTHNEEFAATADRCLHMQDGRLQACGEK, from the coding sequence ATGCTCGAAGCCCGCAAGCTCGTCAAATCCTACGCCCTGCCCGGCCAGCCGCCCCTGCGCATTCTCGACGGCATCGACCTCTCGGTCGCGCCGGGCGAAATGGTGACCGTCATCGGCGCATCCGGCAGCGGCAAGACCACGCTGCTCAACCTGCTCGGCACACTCGATACACCTGACGAAGGTGAGCTGACCTTCGCGGGGACGCCGATCTTTCAGGGAAGCAAATGCCTGCTCTCAAAAAAAGAGCTGGCCGCATTCCGCAACCGCTCCATCGGCTTTGTCTTTCAGTTCCACCACCTGCTGTCCGATTTTACGGCGCTTGAAAACGTCGCGATGGCGCAATTCATCGGCACCGGCAAGCTCAAGCCCGCCAAGGAGCGAGCCGCCGTGCTGCTCGAAAAGCTCGGCCTCAAGGCGCGGCTCGACCACCTCCCCTCGGAGTTATCGGGCGGCGAACAGCAGCGCGTCGCCATCGCCCGAGCCCTCATGAACGAGCCGAAACTCGTGCTCGCCGACGAACCCAGCGGCAACCTCGACAGCCGTAACAGCCGGATGCTCTACGAGCTGATGGCATCGCTCAGCAAGGAACACAAAACCTCGTTCGTCATCGTCACCCACAACGAAGAGTTCGCCGCCACTGCCGACCGCTGCCTCCACATGCAGGACGGCCGGTTGCAGGCCTGCGGAGAAAAGTGA
- a CDS encoding DegT/DnrJ/EryC1/StrS family aminotransferase: MQFIDLITQKNRIRENLMKRIERIIDSAQFVMGPEVLEAEKKLAEYVGTKHCVSCASGTDALLIPLMAKGIGPGDAVLTTPFTFVATAEVISLAGATPVFVDVLPGTFNIDPDGVAPAVEQARKKGLNPKALIPVDLFGLPAEYDRLEKVAAEQGLWILEDAAQGFGGTVGGRRAGSFGLVGATSFFPAKPLGCYGDGGAIFTDDDELLELLISVRVHGGGSDKYNNERIGLNGRFDAIQAAVINEKLTIFDDELDLRNKVAAAYSARLKDRVVVPEVPEGYTSCWAQYCVLANSTDDRTKLMAALKDAGIPSAIYYQIPLHLQKAYENLGYKPGDFPVSEDFSARVFALPMHPYLKEEEIEQICGVIIGA; this comes from the coding sequence ATGCAGTTCATAGACCTCATCACCCAGAAAAATCGCATCCGCGAGAACCTCATGAAGCGCATCGAGCGGATCATCGACAGCGCCCAGTTCGTCATGGGGCCGGAAGTGCTCGAAGCCGAGAAAAAGCTTGCCGAGTACGTCGGCACGAAGCACTGCGTTTCGTGCGCCTCTGGCACCGACGCGCTGCTGATTCCGCTCATGGCCAAAGGGATCGGCCCCGGCGACGCGGTGCTCACCACGCCGTTCACCTTCGTGGCTACCGCCGAGGTCATCAGCCTTGCGGGCGCGACGCCGGTGTTCGTCGATGTACTGCCCGGCACCTTCAACATCGACCCCGACGGCGTCGCTCCGGCGGTCGAACAGGCTCGCAAAAAAGGGCTGAATCCGAAGGCGCTGATTCCGGTCGATCTGTTCGGCCTGCCCGCCGAATACGACCGCCTCGAAAAGGTGGCCGCCGAGCAGGGACTCTGGATTCTCGAAGACGCCGCGCAGGGCTTCGGCGGCACGGTCGGCGGCAGGAGGGCGGGTAGCTTCGGCCTTGTCGGCGCGACCTCCTTTTTCCCGGCCAAGCCTCTCGGCTGCTACGGCGACGGCGGTGCGATCTTCACCGACGACGACGAGCTGCTGGAACTGCTGATCTCCGTCCGCGTCCACGGCGGCGGTTCGGACAAATACAACAACGAGCGCATCGGCCTCAACGGCCGCTTCGACGCCATCCAGGCCGCGGTCATCAACGAAAAACTCACCATCTTCGACGACGAACTCGACCTGCGCAACAAGGTCGCCGCAGCTTACAGCGCCCGCCTCAAGGATCGCGTCGTCGTCCCCGAAGTCCCCGAAGGCTACACCTCCTGCTGGGCGCAATACTGCGTGCTCGCCAACTCAACGGACGACCGCACGAAGCTCATGGCCGCGCTGAAGGACGCAGGCATCCCCTCGGCGATCTACTACCAGATTCCGCTGCACTTGCAGAAAGCCTACGAAAACCTCGGCTACAAACCGGGCGACTTCCCGGTTTCGGAAGATTTCAGTGCGAGAGTGTTTGCTTTGCCGATGCATCCATATTTGAAGGAAGAGGAGATCGAGCAGATTTGCGGGGTGATTATCGGGGCGTGA
- a CDS encoding glutamate-5-semialdehyde dehydrogenase: MTEHEAIVQHLQAVQNASRKIVTLDEDAINALLNDLADRIPDAAETILEANRKDLERMDPADPRYDRLLLNESRLNSIASDLRNVAALPSPLDRVLEERTLPNGLELRKVSVPLGVIGIIYESRPNVTFDVFALCLKSGNATVLKGGSDAAFSNIAIVELIQTVIRDRGLDPEMIYLLPAEREAAHILLNAVGYIDVIIPRGSQALIDFARKHSTVPVIETGAGIVHTYFDESGDLAMGRDIIFNAKTRRPSVCNALDTLIVHKSRIDDLPVLVEQLEEKLVQIFADEPAYYKLLNRYPDELLQIATPENFGTEYLSLKMSIKTVETFEEALDHIAHHSSKHSEAIVASDQATIDAFMKRVDAAAVYANTSTAFTDGAQFGLGAEIGISTQKLHARGPMALKELCTYKWLIEGQGQVRPA; the protein is encoded by the coding sequence ATGACCGAACACGAAGCCATCGTCCAGCACCTCCAGGCCGTCCAGAACGCCAGCCGCAAGATCGTCACGCTCGATGAAGATGCTATCAACGCTCTGCTCAACGATCTCGCCGACCGAATTCCCGACGCCGCTGAAACGATTCTCGAAGCCAACCGCAAGGACCTCGAACGGATGGATCCGGCCGACCCGCGCTACGACCGCCTGCTCCTAAACGAATCTCGCCTGAACTCGATCGCTTCCGACCTGCGCAACGTGGCCGCACTCCCTTCGCCGCTCGACCGCGTGCTCGAAGAGCGCACGCTGCCCAACGGGCTGGAGCTGCGCAAGGTCTCGGTGCCACTCGGCGTGATCGGCATCATCTACGAATCGCGCCCGAACGTGACGTTTGACGTCTTCGCGCTCTGCCTGAAATCGGGCAACGCCACCGTGCTGAAAGGCGGCAGTGACGCGGCCTTCTCAAACATCGCCATCGTCGAGCTGATCCAGACGGTCATCCGTGATCGCGGCCTCGATCCCGAGATGATCTACCTGCTGCCTGCTGAACGCGAGGCGGCACACATTCTGCTCAACGCAGTCGGCTATATCGACGTCATCATTCCGCGCGGCAGCCAGGCGCTGATCGACTTCGCCCGCAAGCACTCCACCGTACCGGTCATCGAAACCGGCGCGGGCATCGTGCACACCTACTTCGATGAGAGCGGCGACCTGGCGATGGGTCGCGACATCATCTTCAACGCCAAAACCCGCCGTCCGAGCGTCTGCAACGCGCTCGATACGCTGATTGTGCACAAAAGCCGCATCGACGACCTACCGGTGCTGGTCGAGCAGCTCGAAGAAAAGCTGGTGCAGATTTTTGCCGACGAACCAGCCTATTACAAGCTGCTGAACCGCTATCCGGACGAACTGCTTCAGATCGCCACGCCTGAGAATTTCGGCACGGAGTACCTGTCGCTGAAGATGTCGATCAAGACCGTTGAGACCTTCGAAGAAGCGCTCGACCACATCGCGCACCACAGCTCGAAGCACAGCGAAGCGATCGTCGCATCGGATCAGGCGACCATCGACGCCTTCATGAAGCGAGTGGACGCGGCGGCGGTGTACGCCAACACCTCGACCGCCTTCACCGACGGCGCGCAGTTCGGTCTCGGCGCGGAGATCGGCATCAGCACGCAGAAGCTGCACGCGCGTGGCCCGATGGCGCTCAAGGAGCTGTGCACCTACAAATGGCTGATCGAAGGCCAGGGACAGGTGAGGCCCGCCTGA
- a CDS encoding MFS transporter, protein MTDTTSHAKIGPIELAASVMPRHAWTFLFASFFSIGMVTFVSIGQAYILNEHLGIPVSEQGTISGDLVFWTEIVTLLLFGPAGAIMDRIGRRPVYAVGFIILAIAYLYYPLVTDVFQLTIARMIYAVGVVAVTSGLATVLVDYPKERSRGKLIAIVGFLNGLGIVILNQFFGGLPKTLVADGMSGTEAGFWAHAAVAGTAAVTAIVLFFGLKGGTPVRHEERLPVKELLTSGFRHARNPRILLSYAAAFVARGDQSIIGTFVPLWGMTTGLAMGLEPAEAVKKGTFIFIISQAAALLWAPVIGIFIDRWNRVTALTLCMGLAAIGYLSLAMIGNPLETYSLIFFVLLGIGQISAFLGSQSLIGQEAPKEARGSVIGAFNISGAIGILFITTTGGRLFDGMSPKAPFIIVGAVNLIVMLGGLWLRAREAKKGGEIAA, encoded by the coding sequence ATGACCGACACCACCTCTCACGCAAAAATAGGCCCTATCGAACTGGCGGCGTCCGTCATGCCCCGCCATGCATGGACGTTCCTGTTCGCGTCGTTCTTTTCGATCGGCATGGTCACCTTTGTCTCCATCGGACAGGCCTATATTCTGAACGAGCATCTCGGCATTCCGGTCTCCGAGCAGGGCACTATCAGCGGTGATCTGGTCTTCTGGACGGAGATCGTGACGCTCTTGCTCTTCGGCCCGGCAGGAGCGATCATGGACCGCATCGGCAGGCGGCCGGTCTATGCCGTGGGATTCATCATTCTGGCCATCGCCTACCTCTACTACCCACTCGTGACCGACGTCTTCCAGCTCACCATCGCCCGCATGATCTACGCGGTCGGCGTGGTCGCCGTGACGAGCGGCTTGGCGACAGTGCTGGTCGATTACCCGAAGGAGCGGTCGCGCGGCAAGCTCATCGCGATTGTCGGATTCCTGAACGGACTCGGCATCGTCATCCTGAACCAGTTCTTCGGCGGCCTGCCCAAGACGCTCGTGGCCGACGGCATGAGCGGCACCGAGGCCGGATTCTGGGCGCACGCTGCGGTCGCGGGCACGGCGGCGGTGACGGCTATCGTGCTCTTTTTCGGCCTCAAGGGCGGTACGCCGGTGCGGCACGAGGAGCGGTTGCCGGTCAAAGAGCTGCTCACCAGCGGCTTCCGCCACGCCCGCAATCCACGGATTCTGCTCTCCTACGCAGCGGCCTTCGTGGCGCGCGGCGACCAGTCGATCATCGGCACCTTCGTGCCGCTCTGGGGCATGACCACTGGCCTGGCGATGGGCCTCGAACCCGCCGAAGCGGTCAAAAAAGGCACCTTCATTTTCATCATTTCGCAGGCCGCCGCGCTGCTCTGGGCGCCAGTCATCGGCATCTTCATCGACCGCTGGAACCGCGTCACGGCGCTCACCCTCTGCATGGGGCTGGCCGCCATCGGCTACCTCTCGCTGGCGATGATCGGCAACCCGCTCGAAACGTACTCGCTCATCTTTTTCGTGCTGCTCGGCATCGGCCAGATCAGCGCCTTCCTCGGCTCGCAATCGCTCATCGGCCAGGAAGCGCCAAAGGAGGCGCGAGGCTCGGTGATCGGAGCCTTCAACATCAGCGGAGCCATCGGCATCCTCTTCATCACCACCACCGGAGGCCGCCTCTTCGACGGCATGAGCCCCAAAGCCCCCTTCATCATCGTCGGCGCGGTGAACCTGATTGTGATGCTGGGAGGATTGTGGCTGCGGGCAAGAGAGGCGAAGAAGGGTGGAGAAATTGCGGCATGA